In Paenibacillus sonchi, a single genomic region encodes these proteins:
- a CDS encoding ABC transporter permease has product MNIPKLPLGKAVEWLENWLTTYLGPFFDFIHAVIGGMVNGIETALTILPALVLILIITALAYWIGKWRMALFALAGLLLIDNLGLWGPSMQSLALVLTASVLAVLIGVPLGVLCAQSNGVQNTVTPVLDFMQTMPAFVYLLPAVSFFSLGVVPGVIASIIFAIPPTIRLTNLGIRQVSPELVEAADAFGSTSGQKLFKLQLPIALPTIMAGINQTIMLSLSMVVISSMIGAQGVGAYVYRAVSQAKTGAGFEAGIAIVIIAILLDRLTQKLVKPKKG; this is encoded by the coding sequence ATGAATATTCCTAAGCTGCCGCTTGGCAAGGCTGTCGAATGGCTGGAGAATTGGTTAACCACCTACCTGGGGCCGTTCTTCGACTTCATTCATGCGGTTATCGGCGGAATGGTGAACGGTATCGAAACGGCGCTCACTATTCTTCCAGCCCTTGTGCTGATTCTGATTATAACCGCTTTGGCCTATTGGATCGGCAAGTGGCGCATGGCGCTCTTCGCGCTCGCCGGGCTGCTGCTGATTGACAATCTGGGTCTATGGGGGCCATCGATGCAGTCACTGGCGCTTGTATTGACGGCCTCGGTGCTGGCAGTGCTGATTGGCGTTCCGCTTGGGGTGCTCTGCGCGCAGAGCAACGGGGTCCAGAATACAGTGACACCGGTTCTGGACTTTATGCAGACCATGCCCGCATTTGTCTATCTTCTGCCAGCAGTGTCTTTCTTTTCACTCGGGGTCGTTCCGGGTGTCATTGCTTCCATTATTTTTGCTATTCCGCCTACCATCCGCCTGACCAATCTGGGTATCCGCCAGGTATCCCCGGAGCTGGTGGAAGCGGCTGATGCATTCGGTTCCACTTCGGGCCAGAAGCTGTTCAAGCTGCAGCTGCCGATTGCCCTGCCGACGATCATGGCCGGCATTAACCAGACGATTATGCTTTCACTGTCCATGGTCGTCATCTCATCGATGATCGGGGCTCAGGGCGTTGGCGCCTATGTATACCGGGCAGTGTCGCAAGCCAAGACCGGCGCGGGCTTTGAAGCGGGGATCGCAATCGTCATTATCGCGATACTGCTTGACCGCCTGACTCAGAAACTGGTGAAACCAAAAAAAGGATAG
- a CDS encoding GbsR/MarR family transcriptional regulator, giving the protein MNDLVGLAPEQVERISKARERVIDSIGKNMDLYGITLSIGHLYGYMYFNQGPVTLDELSRTMGMSKTSMSTGVRTLLDLKMIDKVWGKGTRKDLFEVVPDWHQNFSDYFSIKWRKAVEGNMSALSKSLNEIRQMKSDYADEPEVEQLLNTDEVKIEEAIKYYRWLLKLIEALETGKIFELIPKES; this is encoded by the coding sequence ATGAATGATTTAGTAGGGCTTGCGCCCGAACAAGTAGAGAGAATCAGCAAAGCCCGGGAGCGCGTCATCGATTCCATCGGCAAAAATATGGATTTGTACGGAATAACACTGTCCATTGGGCATTTATACGGTTATATGTACTTCAATCAGGGTCCTGTAACGCTGGACGAGCTTAGCCGGACTATGGGAATGAGCAAGACTTCCATGAGTACAGGGGTGCGCACCCTGCTGGATCTGAAGATGATTGACAAGGTATGGGGAAAAGGCACCCGGAAGGATTTGTTCGAGGTAGTTCCCGATTGGCATCAGAACTTCAGTGATTACTTCTCTATTAAATGGAGAAAAGCCGTTGAAGGAAATATGTCGGCGCTGAGCAAATCACTGAACGAAATCAGACAAATGAAAAGCGACTATGCGGATGAACCGGAAGTGGAACAGCTGCTCAATACTGATGAAGTCAAAATTGAGGAAGCGATTAAATATTACCGCTGGCTCCTGAAGCTGATTGAAGCACTGGAAACCGGCAAAATCTTCGAACTGATTCCTAAAGAATCCTAG
- a CDS encoding carbohydrate binding domain-containing protein has protein sequence MTSSLKHYETMFQMKENSDIAARVEFNLGTNASPVWLGNARLEEIDSIPFDHDSAKTPLGSGNHLYNGTFDLGEPDRFSYWHAEAAGGAEVSPSVSDTGRLNLQISGTGGDGADVRLLQNGIFLVQGQDYKLAFDIEVPSPRTAVIELQGRDGTVYASETVLLKAGAQKAEAVFPDLAGATDTLGRFVLHLGNAAGIVQLDNFLLLRTSFYYDPSLVYYPLVNGDFSFGFNSWERLLTEQGGAATAAVTEGAAAFNIANTGNQPYSVMLFQNGLKVAGGTDYVIEFDASSSVARRISVNVENASYQPSFTQIIKITPETNHYRFEFRQGVNDTLALKFLLGKVDGVSIPQAHELVIDNVRFEIKNAPAKPQELLSDSTNNRVSQPVELTFNENAAWRSSITAVKVNGTALAEGQYTVQAGKITIEPAAFPAEGSYMITVEAEGYVSATVTQTILANDNNLVVNGSFVNGTTGWSTWSGEGGVSSFNVNEGVAEIRIDVAGTAAWHTQFYQEGIPLEAGKTYELSFKAKSTVPRQIIVEYSGTSAAAAQAKFEVTATWATYSARFTVDNSNPLKLNYLIGAAMGEDKTANGIPHTLSFDDIRVTEVEGGGGTPVEPASGKLDNGTFEPAKGLTGWTQYFDGTGSAAAKDGELAVALTGTGTAN, from the coding sequence TTGACCTCATCTCTGAAGCATTACGAAACGATGTTCCAGATGAAGGAGAACTCGGACATTGCAGCCCGGGTAGAGTTCAACCTTGGCACGAATGCTTCGCCGGTGTGGCTCGGCAATGCACGGCTCGAAGAGATCGACAGCATTCCGTTTGACCACGACAGCGCCAAAACGCCGCTCGGCAGCGGCAACCATCTCTATAACGGCACCTTTGATCTTGGTGAACCGGACCGGTTCAGCTACTGGCATGCCGAAGCCGCCGGAGGTGCAGAGGTCAGCCCAAGCGTTAGCGATACAGGCCGGTTAAATCTGCAGATCAGCGGGACTGGCGGCGATGGCGCGGATGTCCGTCTGCTGCAGAATGGAATATTCCTGGTTCAGGGCCAGGATTACAAGCTTGCCTTTGACATTGAGGTCCCTTCTCCGCGCACGGCGGTAATCGAGCTGCAAGGGAGGGACGGCACCGTCTACGCTTCAGAAACGGTCCTGCTGAAGGCAGGAGCCCAGAAGGCGGAGGCGGTATTCCCCGATCTGGCCGGAGCAACTGACACGCTGGGCCGGTTTGTGCTCCATCTCGGCAATGCAGCGGGTATTGTCCAGTTGGATAACTTCCTGCTGCTGCGCACCAGCTTCTACTATGATCCTTCGCTGGTCTATTATCCGCTGGTGAACGGGGATTTCAGCTTTGGCTTCAATAGCTGGGAGCGGCTGCTGACAGAGCAGGGCGGCGCGGCCACCGCTGCGGTTACAGAGGGAGCAGCCGCCTTCAACATTGCCAATACCGGCAACCAGCCCTATTCGGTAATGCTGTTCCAGAATGGGCTGAAGGTTGCCGGCGGCACCGACTATGTTATCGAATTCGACGCGAGTTCAAGTGTTGCCCGCAGAATCAGCGTCAATGTGGAGAATGCTTCGTATCAGCCTTCTTTTACACAGATCATTAAGATCACACCGGAAACCAACCATTACAGATTCGAATTCCGGCAAGGTGTGAATGATACTCTGGCGCTGAAGTTCCTGCTGGGCAAGGTCGACGGTGTGAGCATTCCGCAGGCGCATGAGCTGGTGATCGACAATGTGAGGTTTGAGATCAAGAATGCCCCGGCCAAACCGCAGGAGCTGCTCAGCGACAGTACGAACAACCGGGTATCGCAGCCGGTAGAACTGACGTTCAACGAGAATGCAGCATGGCGCAGCAGCATCACAGCCGTGAAGGTCAACGGCACAGCACTTGCCGAAGGGCAATATACCGTCCAAGCAGGCAAAATTACGATAGAACCAGCCGCTTTCCCTGCTGAAGGCAGTTACATGATCACTGTGGAAGCTGAAGGATATGTCAGCGCCACGGTAACGCAAACCATTCTGGCCAATGACAACAATCTGGTCGTCAACGGTTCGTTCGTTAACGGTACAACGGGCTGGTCCACCTGGTCCGGGGAAGGCGGCGTGTCATCTTTTAACGTGAATGAGGGTGTGGCGGAGATTAGAATTGACGTTGCCGGTACGGCGGCCTGGCACACGCAGTTTTACCAGGAGGGCATCCCGCTGGAGGCTGGAAAGACGTATGAGCTGAGCTTCAAAGCCAAATCGACCGTTCCAAGGCAGATTATCGTGGAGTACAGCGGCACCTCGGCCGCAGCGGCGCAGGCGAAGTTCGAGGTTACCGCGACCTGGGCAACCTACAGTGCCCGGTTTACCGTAGATAACAGTAACCCGCTGAAGCTGAACTATCTGATCGGTGCGGCAATGGGAGAAGACAAGACGGCGAATGGAATCCCGCATACACTCTCTTTTGACGACATTAGGGTGACAGAGGTGGAAGGCGGGGGCGGCACGCCAGTGGAACCGGCCAGCGGCAAGCTGGATAATGGAACCTTCGAACCGGCAAAGGGCTTAACAGGCTGGACGCAATATTTTGACGGGACCGGTTCAGCCGCCGCGAAGGATGGAGAACTGGCCGTGGCACTGACAGGTACGGGAACGGCCAACTAA